CTCCCACGTGCGGACCCTGTCCGAGAGCGTGCCCGCAGCCCGGGTGACGGCCGTCTACGACCGCGACGTCGCCCGGGCCGGCGAGGTCGCGGGGGCCGTGGGTGCGGTGGCGACCGACTCGGCCGAGGCCCTGGTGGCCTCGGGCGAGGTCGACGCCGTCGTGGTCGCCTCCCCCGACTTCACCCACGCCGACCTGGCCGTGGCCTGCATCGACGCCGGCAAGCCGGTCCTGTGCGAGAAGCCGCTGGCCGTGACGGCCAAGGACGCCCTGCGGGTGGTCGAGGCGGAGGTCGCGGGTGGACGGCAGCTGGTGCAGGTCGGCTTCATGCGCCGCTTCGACCCCGGCTTCCTGGCGCTGCGGCGCCACGTCGCCGACGGGACGCTGGGCGAGGTGCGCCTGGTGCACGCCGTGCACCGCAACGCGACCAACTCGACCAGCACCGACGACGCGACGCTGGTGACCGGGTCGATGGTCCACGAGCTCGACATCGTCCCGTGGCTGCTCGACGACCCGCTGGTCGGCATCCGCGTCGAGTCCCCGGTGGCCGAGGGGTTCCGCGACCCGCAGCTGGCGACGCTGTGGACCCGCAGCGGCGTCATGGTGACCGTCGACATCTTCGCCAACGCGGCGTACGGCTACGACGTGCGCTGCGAGGTCGTCGGCACCCGCGGCACGGCCGCGCTGTCGCCGGTCGCCCCGGTCAGCCTGCGGGCTGCCGGTCGCGAGGGCACCGCGCTCGGCCAGGACTTCGTGGCGCACTTCCTCGAGGCCTACCGGGTCGAGCTCTCGGCCTGGGCCGAGGCCGCCGCCCGCGGCGGGGTCGACGGGCCGAGCGCCTGGGACGGCTACCTGGCCAACGTCGCCGCCGAGGCCGGCGTGGCGTCGCTGTCGACGGGCAGCCGCGAGGTCATCGACCCCGGGGAGCGTCCGGCGCTGTACGCCGGCTGAGCGGGCCGGCCCGCGCCACCAGCGCCGCGCCGAGCAGCGCCACCGCGAGGCCGAGCAGGGAGCCGACGACGGTCTCCACGCCGCGGTCGAGCAGCAGCGGGCCGACGGGGCGCGGCGCGGCCAGCTGGCCCATCAGCAGCGCCAGCGGGGTGATGGCCAGCAGCGCCAGGGCGTAGTGGCGCGTCACCACGAGCTCGGTCAGCAGCTGGAGCACCCCGACCACCACCACGACGGCGACGTCGTCGGTCACCACCAGCAGCAGGGCCGCCGCCACCACCAGCCCCAGCAGCGTCCCGGCGATGCGGTGGGCGGCCCGCTCCCAGCGGTGGCGGCGGTCGCGGCCGGTGACGACGGCGACGGCGGCCACCATCGACCAGTAGGGGTGGCCGATGCCGAGCCCCGTCGAGACCGCTCCCGAGAGCACCACCGAGACGGCGGCCAGGGCCGGGTAGAGCGTCGTGCCGCGCGGGACCGCGGACGGGGTGGGTGCCCCGGCCTGCGCCCGGGTGCCCGGCGGGGCGGCGGGCCGAGGTGGCTGCGGTCCCTGCGGCACGACCAGCCCGCTGAGCAGGCCCACCACCACGGCGTACGCCGCGCTGGCCGCGGCCACCGCCAGCGCCACCGGCACCTGGTCGGGCTCGCGCGCCACGCTGGCGACCGCCCCGAAGGCGAAGACCAGGAACAGCGGGCCGGGCGGACGCCACTCCTCGAGCACCACGATCGCGCTGCCGAGGGCCGCGACCACCCCGCAGCCGAGCACCAGCCACCACTCCCGGTCGGCGAGCGTCCCGGCGGCCGCGCCGGCCGTCACGCACGTCGTGAGCAGCGCCGCGCCAAGGAGCTGGCGCCGCAGGCGCCGACCAGTCGGCTGGTTGCGGCCGTAGAGGGCCGCGAACGCCCCGAACGCGGCGTACGACGTCCAGTCGGTGCGGCCCAGGGCCAGCACCACGAGCAGCGACCCGGCCACCGCGACGGTCGCCTGGGCGGCGGCCCGGCGGTCGTCGGGGCGCCGCGGCCCGAGGTGGAGCCACCCGGGTCTGGCTGCGGTCACCGGCGCTCCCGTCCCCCGTGCGGCTCCCGACGCGGCTGCGGCAGGATGGCGGCATGACTGCCTACTGGATCAGCATCTACCAGGAGATCACCGACGAGGCCAAGCTGGCGGCGTACGCCGAGCTGGCCGGTCCGGCCATCACGGCCGCCGGCGGTCGCTTCATCGCCCGCGGCATGCCCGCCCAGGTCTACGAGGCCGGCCGCGAGACCCGCTCGGTGCTGGTGGAGTTCCCCTCGGTCGAGGTCGCCCGCGAGGCCCACGACAGCCCGGCCTACCAGGAGGCCCTGGCCGCCCTCGACGGCGGCGCCGTCCGCGACCTGCGGATCGTCCCCGGCGTCGAGTAGCCCGCCGAGCGGGCGATCCCAGCACGCCCCGGCCCGCCGAGCGGGCGGTCCCAGCACGCCCCACGCCGCCGAGCGGGCGATCGCCGCCCGCTCGGCGGCGCCCTCACACCTCGCGCACGGGTGAGGTCCGGTCGACCTTCGTGATGCTGAGGAACACCACCGTGGCCAGGATGGTCGCGAGGAAGACCACGCTGGTCACCAGCGTGCCGAGCCCGAGGCCGCCGTCGGCGTGCGGGCTGGCGAGGAAGTCGCCGATGTTGGCGCCGAGCGGCCGGGTGAGGACGTAGGCCAGCCAGAAGGACAGCACAGGGCCCAGGCCCGCGCGCCACGCGACGAGCACCAGGGCGATCAGGCCGGCGGGCAGCAGGATCGAGGCACCCGGCGACCAGCCGGTCAGCTCGAGGGTCCAGTCGCCGACGGCCGTGCCGAGGGCGAAGGTCACCAGGACGACCAGCCAGTACCAGCCCTCGCGGGGCGTCGTGGTGATCGAGTGGATCGACAGGGTGCGCTCGCGGGCGTACCACGCGCCGAAGACCACCGCGAGCAGCACGGCGAAGCCCGTCGAGCTGATCCACAGGGGCACGCCGTGCGCGTCGGTGAGGTTGTCGGTCAGCAGGGTGCCGACGACGCTGATCAGCACGACCGCCAGCCAGTAGATGCCTGGGACGTAGCGGCGGCTGCGGAACTGCGCCACGAGCACCGCCACCAGCGCGACCGTGAACAGCACGGTCGTGTTGGTCAGGCCGAAGCCCAGGGTCTCGTTGACGTAGTCGGCGAAGCTCTCGCCGACGGTCGTGCACAGGATCTTGATGACCCAGAAGAAGACCGTGACTTCCGGGACCTTGTTGAGCATCTGGCGGCGGCTGGGCGCTGGGGTGGTCGTCGTCATGGGTGGCAGCCTGGGCGATCCCGCCTGGACGCGACCTGACCGTGCTGCGGCGTACGACATCCGCCCGCTCGGTGTCCCACGGCGTACGACGATCGCCCGCTCGGCGTCCCGCGGCGTACGACGATCGCCCGCTCGACGTACCCCGGCGTGGTGCAATCGCCCGCTCGGCGGAGGGGTCAGGCGTGGGTGATGGCGCCCGAGTCGTCCTTCTTCAGGGAGCGGCTGACGACCATCCGCTGGATCTGGTTGGTGCCCTCGAAGATCTGCATCACCTTGGCCTCGCGCATGTAGCGCTCGACGGGGAAGTCCTTGGTGTAGCCGGCGCCGCCGAGGACCTGGACGGCGTCGGTGGTGACCTTCATGGCGTTGTCGGTGGCGACCAGCTTGGCGATCGAGGCCTCGCGGCCGAAGGGTCGGCCGAGGTCGCGCAGGCGGGCGGCGTGCAGGGTGGTCTGGCGGGCGCTCTGCACGGCGGCCTCCATGTCGGCCAGCACGAAGGCCAGGCCCTGGTGGTCGATGATCGCCGACCCGAAGGTCTCGCGCTCGCGGGCGTAGGCCACCGCGCGGTCCAGCGCGCCCTGGGCCAGGCCCACGGCGACGGCGGCGATGCCGAGGCGTCCGGAGTCGAGGCCCGCCAGGGCGATCCGCAGGCCGTCGCCCTCCTCGCCGAGGCGGCGCTCGACCGGGACCCGGACGCCGTCGAAGCGCATCGTGGCGGTCGCCGAGCCGGTGAGGCCCATCTTGTGCTCGGGCGGGTCGGCCGACAGGCCCTCGGCGTCGGCCGGCACGAGGAAGCAGGAGATGCCGTTGCGGTCGTCGGAGGTGCGGGCCATCACCTTGTAGAAGTCGGCGTGGCCGCCGTGGGTGGTCCAGGCCTTGGCGCCGTCGATGACGTAGTCGTCGCCCTCGCGCCTGGCGCGCGTGCGCATCGCCGCGGGGTCGGAGCCGGCGTGGGCCTCGGACAGGCAGTAGGCGCCGAGCTGGGTGCCGCCGAGCATCTCGGGCAGCCAGGCCAGCTGCTCGGGGGTG
This genomic interval from Nocardioides scoriae contains the following:
- a CDS encoding DUF1330 domain-containing protein translates to MTAYWISIYQEITDEAKLAAYAELAGPAITAAGGRFIARGMPAQVYEAGRETRSVLVEFPSVEVAREAHDSPAYQEALAALDGGAVRDLRIVPGVE
- a CDS encoding Gfo/Idh/MocA family oxidoreductase produces the protein MSGVLRVGVIGAGAMGASHVRTLSESVPAARVTAVYDRDVARAGEVAGAVGAVATDSAEALVASGEVDAVVVASPDFTHADLAVACIDAGKPVLCEKPLAVTAKDALRVVEAEVAGGRQLVQVGFMRRFDPGFLALRRHVADGTLGEVRLVHAVHRNATNSTSTDDATLVTGSMVHELDIVPWLLDDPLVGIRVESPVAEGFRDPQLATLWTRSGVMVTVDIFANAAYGYDVRCEVVGTRGTAALSPVAPVSLRAAGREGTALGQDFVAHFLEAYRVELSAWAEAAARGGVDGPSAWDGYLANVAAEAGVASLSTGSREVIDPGERPALYAG
- a CDS encoding FUSC family protein, coding for MTAARPGWLHLGPRRPDDRRAAAQATVAVAGSLLVVLALGRTDWTSYAAFGAFAALYGRNQPTGRRLRRQLLGAALLTTCVTAGAAAGTLADREWWLVLGCGVVAALGSAIVVLEEWRPPGPLFLVFAFGAVASVAREPDQVPVALAVAAASAAYAVVVGLLSGLVVPQGPQPPRPAAPPGTRAQAGAPTPSAVPRGTTLYPALAAVSVVLSGAVSTGLGIGHPYWSMVAAVAVVTGRDRRHRWERAAHRIAGTLLGLVVAAALLLVVTDDVAVVVVVGVLQLLTELVVTRHYALALLAITPLALLMGQLAAPRPVGPLLLDRGVETVVGSLLGLAVALLGAALVARAGPLSRRTAPDAPRGR
- a CDS encoding COG4705 family protein; the protein is MTTTTPAPSRRQMLNKVPEVTVFFWVIKILCTTVGESFADYVNETLGFGLTNTTVLFTVALVAVLVAQFRSRRYVPGIYWLAVVLISVVGTLLTDNLTDAHGVPLWISSTGFAVLLAVVFGAWYARERTLSIHSITTTPREGWYWLVVLVTFALGTAVGDWTLELTGWSPGASILLPAGLIALVLVAWRAGLGPVLSFWLAYVLTRPLGANIGDFLASPHADGGLGLGTLVTSVVFLATILATVVFLSITKVDRTSPVREV
- a CDS encoding acyl-CoA dehydrogenase family protein — translated: MPADRHLPSEEAADLVRLVRQVAQDDLRDRSVEAEATETFPRDVFASLGEMGLLGLPYPEEVGGGGLSYEVYLQVLEEISSVWASVGVGVSVHGLACFGLATRGTPEQLAWLPEMLGGTQLGAYCLSEAHAGSDPAAMRTRARREGDDYVIDGAKAWTTHGGHADFYKVMARTSDDRNGISCFLVPADAEGLSADPPEHKMGLTGSATATMRFDGVRVPVERRLGEEGDGLRIALAGLDSGRLGIAAVAVGLAQGALDRAVAYARERETFGSAIIDHQGLAFVLADMEAAVQSARQTTLHAARLRDLGRPFGREASIAKLVATDNAMKVTTDAVQVLGGAGYTKDFPVERYMREAKVMQIFEGTNQIQRMVVSRSLKKDDSGAITHA